A single window of Solanum dulcamara chromosome 5, daSolDulc1.2, whole genome shotgun sequence DNA harbors:
- the LOC129889562 gene encoding conserved oligomeric Golgi complex subunit 6, giving the protein MALAPGLSRKLKKVLETRTDTPDLLASLNTLSEFYTENTPHSRRNLRSTIEKRSLSINDEFLLSSTAAQKSLDQVEEEVNEIVECCDKIAMALSSCNATTGDIISTTERLKQEFEVTTQRQEIVSCFLRDYQLSPEEINALREEDLDENFFKALAHVQEIHANCKVLLRTHHQRAGLELMDMMAMYQEGAYERLCRWVQTECRRLGDVDNPEVGELLRTAVRCLKERPVLFKYCAEEVANMRHNALFRRFISALTRGGPGGLPRPIEVHAHDPLRYVGDMLGWLHQALASERELVLALLDPDASDTRPTSHNYSKGVDSESEKTESDLTFVLDRIFDGVCRPFKVRVEQVLHSQPNLIISYKLSNTLDFYFYTISDLLGIETSLCNTLLVLKEAAQKTFFDILKGRGDKLLRYPPLVAVDLSPPPALREGVSVLLEIIQTHDGMMFPASGKKPDFDPVISALLDPIIQMCEQAAEAHKSKGSMHSSRRSRIPSDPSQQRRTSVDALLDGSNSAPLPQTSETPAKIFLINCLCAIQQPLFGHEVASGYVKKLGVMIDNHINALVEKEVEAILRRCGLLNKMSHFRKSLEINESGNSIARTPLAEQEDTSPVSVAESLKALFGLILGSETAIPEFEQMQAPRLRSETSVQVARSLAEAYELIYRAIMDPENGYPDPKSLARHPPDQIRTILGI; this is encoded by the exons ATGGCATTGGCACCAGGGCTGTCTCGGAAGCTGAAGAAAGTGTTGGAAACTCGAACAGACACGCCGGATCTACTCGCGTCGCTGAATACTCTCTCCGAATTCTACACCGAAAACACACCTCATTCTCGACGGAACCTCCGATCCACTATTGAGAAGCGTTCTCTATCTATCAATGATGAGTTCCTCCTTTCCTCCACAGCTGCTCAAAAg TCGCTGGATCAAGTTGAAGAAGAAGTTAATGAGATCGTTGAATGCTGTGACAA AATTGCAATGGCTTTAAGCAGTTGCAATGCCACAACAGGCGATATTATCAGTACCACAGAACGGCTGAAACAGGAATTTGAAGTTACTACACAGAGGCAAGAAATTGTGTCATGCTTTCTTCGTGATTATCAGCTATCCCCAGAAGAG ATTAATGCTCTAAGAGAAGAAGACCTGGATGAGAATTTTTTTAAGGCACTTGCTCATGTGCAAGAAATCCATGCCAACTGCAAAGTGCTTCTCAGGACGCACCACCAA CGTGCTGGTTTGGAGCTCATGGATATGATGGCCATGTATCAAGAAGGAGCATATGAACGCCTTTGCAG GTGGGTTCAGACAGAGTGTAGGAGACTTGGTGACGTTGATAACCCTGAAGTTGGCGAACTTCTGAGAACAGCAGTCAGGTGTCTCAAAGAAAGACCAGTGCTTTTTAAATATTGTGCAGAAGAG GTGGCAAACATGAGGCACAATGCATTGTTTAGGAGATTTATAAGTGCTCTTACGCGAGGAGGACCTGGTGGACTTCCCAGGCCAATTGAAGTGCATGCTCACGATCCTTTAAGATACGTTGGTGACATGCTGGGATGGTTGCATCAG GCATTGGCATCTGAAAGAGAGCTTGTCCTTGCATTGCTTGACCCAGATGCATCAGATACTAGACCAACTAGTCATAACTACTCCAAAGGCGTAGATAGCGAGTCTGAGAAGACAGAATCTGACTTGACTTTTGTTCTAGACAGGATATTTGATGGAGTTTGCCGCCCTTTTAAAGTTAGAGTGGAACAAGTTTTGCACTCCCAACCTAATCTTATAATTTCTTACAAGCTTAGCAATACACTGGATTTCTATTTCTACACA ATATCAGATTTGCTGGGGATAGAAACATCTCTATGTAATACCTTATTGGTTCTCAAGGAAGCAGCCCAGAAAACATTTTTTGACATACTAAAGGGTCGAGGCGATAAGCTTTTGAGGTATCCTCCATTGGTAGCTGTTGATCTTTCTCCACCACCAGCTTTAAGGGAAGGAGTTTCAGTGCTGCTTGAAATTATTCAAACACATGATGGCATGATGTTCCCTGCATCAGGAAAGAAGCCCGACTTTGATCCAGTTATATCTGCTTTGCTAGACCCTATTATTCAG ATGTGTGAGCAAGCAGCAGAGGCGCACAAGTCAAAAGGTTCCATGCACTCCTCAAGAAGGAGCAGAATTCCTTCTGATCCAAGTCAACAGCGCAGAACATCTGTGGATGCTCTTTTGGATGGCAGCAATTCAGCACCTTTACCACAG ACCAGTGAAACTCCGGCCAAAATTTTCCTAATCAACTGCTTATGTGCGATCCAGCAACCACTTTTTGGACATGAAGTTGCAAGCGGCTATGTGAAGAAGCTAGGTGTGATGATAGACAATCACATAAATGCTCTCGTGGAAAAAGAAGTTGAGGCTATTCTAAGAAGATGTGGTTTATTAAATAAGATGTCACATTTCCGCAAGTCATTAGAAATTAATGAATCTGGCAACTCCATAGCTAGGACACCATTAGCAGAACAAGAGGATACATCTCCGGTTTCTGTTGCCGAGAGTTTGAAGGCTTTATTTGGTCTCATTTTAGGCAGTGAAACTGCCATTCCTGAATTTGAGCAGATGCAAGCTCCAAGATTGCGATCAGAAACAAGTGTTCAGGTAGCTAGGTCGCTTGCCGAAGCCTATGAGCTAATTTACAGGGCTATCATGGACCCTGAGAATGGCTACCCAGATCCaaagtcattggctagacatcCACCTGATCAAATAAGAACAATTTTGGGAATTTGA